The Lathyrus oleraceus cultivar Zhongwan6 chromosome 5, CAAS_Psat_ZW6_1.0, whole genome shotgun sequence genome includes the window TAGCGTTTATCCGTTAATCTCACTCATCACTTATTGCATCCAACGGTCATATTTCATTTGATAGTGAAAATAAAAGTCAATTTCTGGAAAATTGTGATAAGCTTAATTAATAATCGCGTTTCACGAATCTAACCTGGGGAACTTGCTATTAGCGGGAGGGCAAAACGTGATTATGTATTCAGAAGCAGAAGCACATGTAAACGTGCTAGTCTTATCATCGTACGCGTAGCTATACGCGCGTGGGCAAGCGTTCTTAAACATCTGAGAATAACTCGAAGGCTTGCAAGTGTTAGGCGAACCATACGCGCCGCTGCAACAATACTGCGCCGATCCAAACGCCTCACACGCACTTCTACACGCGACGCTCTCTTTCCCGTCCACGCTCGTAACCCTAAGCTCTGATGGACAGGCGGTGAGTAAATCCCCAACGCAACCAGTACTCGTACAGTTATCACCGGAGCCACCTTGTGGAACGACCAACATAGGCACGTTGTAACCGTCAACTAAACTCACGTCGAAGAAATCGAGTCCACCGTATCCGTCGAGAGTGAACTCCGCTAAGGTAGCAGGTGGTGTGGCTCCGTTGCCGGAGCATTCAAGTTTACCGGAGTTACAATCGCCGGTGAGGCAAGTGAATTTTCCGGTGGAGTCTTGGGAACAGTGTGTGCGTCCCCAGAAACGGCCTCCCCAGGAAGCGGGTGGAGTGATTGATTTAGAATCGCCGGATTGGAGAACGAAACCGGTGGTTGAAATCGGCGCAATTCCGGCGTTGGAAAGAAGTCCCGGCCAAACTGTGTAGTTGCATTTGTTAACAAATATGAAGGTTGTTGATATCACCAGTGATGATGAAAGATAAAGTGTGAGGAAAAATAAGAATAATTTTGTACTTAATTGATCCATGTATTGAATTATTGATAAGAATTTATTAGGGAACAAAAAGTTTACTGAAAATGGAATTTGGAACTTTAGCTTTTATAGGCAACAAATAGATATTGCTAAATTACACAGAAAATGAAGACGATTTTCCGGGTGGTTCTGAATGGAGTTCAGTAATTTTACCGGGTTTTCGGTTCGGGTTTCGAGGGAACCATGTGGGAGCTAGCTTGATGGGAAAAAAGGAAATGAATtgttttaataaataaaattaaaaattctTCTTCTTGGCTATGACATTAATCAATttaattctcaaatcatattTTAAGTATTTAAATTAAAAGCTTTCATTTTCGTTTTTCTTCTTTCAAAGAACATTATAATCCATGATACTAGAAATATTATTCTTTTTTTATCACACTAGTAACAAAGACGTGTCTATGGATTTACGATCTAATATACTTATGTATGCATTTTTGTTTATCATATGGTAAGAAATACAAGAGTCTGACTGCAGTGGATAACCTTTTCTTTTTACTTGGAGAGCATCCAAAGATTACCGTATTTATAATATTTTTGGAGATATCACAAGTGGCATGACAATACgctctaagataagtaacttttgttatcacttcgctttTGTGTCACATGTTGAGCCTAAAAATGCTAAAGATGCATTATTTTATGAGCATTGGCTCATGGCAATGCAAGATGAGGTAAATCAATTTAAAAAGAATGAAGCTTGGGACCTTGTCCCGCGTCCAAAATATCATCAAGTAATAGGCGTAAGATGGGTTTTTAGGAACAAGCTTGA containing:
- the LOC127085165 gene encoding thaumatin-like protein 1b is translated as MDQLSTKLFLFFLTLYLSSSLVISTTFIFVNKCNYTVWPGLLSNAGIAPISTTGFVLQSGDSKSITPPASWGGRFWGRTHCSQDSTGKFTCLTGDCNSGKLECSGNGATPPATLAEFTLDGYGGLDFFDVSLVDGYNVPMLVVPQGGSGDNCTSTGCVGDLLTACPSELRVTSVDGKESVACRSACEAFGSAQYCCSGAYGSPNTCKPSSYSQMFKNACPRAYSYAYDDKTSTFTCASASEYIITFCPPANSKFPSQKSWQGQNPKSDGSDSSAQLNNGSMVYVGAYDQSEISCSTCIHIWKSKTLLTITTAMWFLCHIFQF